CTCTTCGACGAAATGGGCATCACCTGCCTGCGATTCCCCGGCGGCGCCGACTGCCACCCGTATCGCTGGGAATCCGTCGCCGAGACGAAACGCGTCTACCAAGCCGCGGAAATGTGGAAACACTGGCACACCCGAACCACGCCCGAGGGCCACTATGAATACCGCACCTTCCTCGACCTGTGCCGCAAGTACGGCATCGAACCGATCCTGCAGGTCTCGACCATGACCTACTGGGACAAGCAAAAGGGCCTGATCGGCTGGACCAGCGCCGCCGAAGACCCCAACGTGCTCGAAACGGTCGTTCAGTACGCCGCCGACTGGGTCCGCGACGCCCGACAGAACGGCTACAACGTCAAGTACTGGGAAATCGGCAACGAGGAAGGCTGCTACTACGCCATGACCGGCCAGCGCTACGGCCAGTTCGTCCGCAAGTTCGTCAAGGCGATGAAGGCCGTCGACCCGGACATCAAGATCATCGCCACCGGCCACCGCCACGAATGGAACATGGGCCTGCTCAAGGAAGCGGGCGACCAGATCGACTACCTATCGTACCACTACTGGGCCCTGCACGAACCGATGGAGGACTATCCGCCCGGCCTGGGCCTCGCGCCAAGCAAGTTCTTCACGCCCGAAGACCTCCAACAGGCCCCGCTCGACCAGTTGTACGTATCGCACTTGGCCGCGATGGACGAAGGAAAGAAAAACCTCGAGTACGACCTGTTCACGCCCATCGCCGAACTCGCTCCGAAAACCAAAGTCGCCTGGACCGAGTGGAACTGGCCCGGGTTCGGCAGCCGCTTTAACTACTCGATCGCCCAGGCCCTCCTCAATGTCGAACAGATGATGCACATGGCCGCCAAGGATTGCCGGATCGGCATCTACTGGGCCGCCACCGGATGGAACTTCCAGATGCTCGCCATCGGTCAGCCATATCCGTACTACCCGATGGGCGATGCGTTCCGCCTCATGCGGCAACACCTGCGCGGCCAGATGCGCCAGGCGACAGTCGAGACGCCGACCGTGGCGGTCAAGGAGGCGACCGTGCCGCTCGTCCGCGCCCACTGGTGCAAGGACCAAAAGCACTGGGCGGTGTTCGTCCTAAACCACCATCCGACCCAGCCGGCCAAGGTAACCCTGCCGGACCTGGCCAAGCTGGTCGGAAAAGGCGAGGTGACCGTCACGCGCCTGGAAAGCCCCTATCTGACCCAGGGCGCAGCGGAAAACGAGGCCCATGCCGACCGCCACAGCGTCACCGACGAAAAAACAGACCTCACCGCCACACCGATGGAACTGACGCTGAAGCCTCACAGCATGGCCGTGATCTGGCGGGCAAACGATGAGCAGTGATCGTACCGCTGAACCGATGAACAACCATAGCTTCGACCTCGTGGTCTGCGGAGGCGGAACCGCCGGCAGCGCCGCCGCCATCCGCGCCGCCCGCCTCGGTCTCTCCGTGGCCCTCCTCGAACGTCAAAGCCAACTCGGCGGATCGGCGACCGCTGCGCTGGTCACGCCGGTCATGCCCAACGCCGCCGCCGGAACCGAACTGGTCGCCGGCATCCATCGCCAACTGCACGACGAACTGACCCGGCTGGGCGTCGGCGAGGTCCACGGCTTCGATCCGGTCTGGGCCGCAATTGTCCTCGAGCGCTGGGCCGCCGAGGCCGGAGTGCGGCTGTTCTACCACACCGAACTGATCGGCGTCCGCAAAAACGGCCCGCACCTCGCCGCGGTGCAGGCCGCCGCCCTGGGCAAACGATTCGAGGTGCGCGGAAGATACTTCATCGACGCGACCGGCGACGCCCTAGTCGCGAACTTCGCCGGCGAGCCGGTCCGAATGGGCCGTGAGGAAACCGGCGAACACCAGCCCATGAGCCTGCGTTTCATCGTCACCGGCGTGGACGTCCAACGTGTGACGAGTTTCTTTCGAAACAAATCGCCCGAGTCGGTCTGGCCGCGCCAGGACCTGCCCGGCCTCGCCACCTACAGCCTCGAACCGCAGTGGCTCACCGAGCAGGCGGGAGAGTCCGAAGAACTGGCCCGCTGGCAAGCGCAATTGACCTTCAGCTTCTACACGATTCCCGGCCGACCGGACGCCCTCTGCTTCAACGCCCCGCGCGTCTTCTGCACCGATCCGACGGACGCCGCCCGTCTGGCCGACGCCTACGTCGACGGACGCCGACAGATCGTCGAGTACTGGCGGTTCTTCCGCCAACACGTGCCCGGCTTCGAACACTCACGAATCGAAACCGTCGCCCCGCTGATCGGCATGCGCGAATGCCGCCGGATCGAAGGGCGATTTGTCCTCTGCGAACAACACGTGCGGAACCTGGCGAAATTCGACGATACCATCTGCCGCTGCAACTACCCGATCGACATCCACCACGCGGCGGGAGACGGCACAACGCTGTGGTACCTCCCAGCCGACGCGTGGTACGAAATCCCCTACCGCGCCCTTCAGCCGCAACACACGACGAACCTCCTCGTCGCCGGACGATGCATCTCCACCGACTTCGTTGCCCACAGCTCCTACCGGATCATCCCCGTCTGCCGCGGACTCGGCGAAGCCGCCGCCTACGCCTGCGCCATGGCCAAAGCCGCGAACGCCGACTTCAACGAAGTCGACGGCCGCCAACTGAGCCGACGCCTCCAAACCGCCGGGCTAATGCCCGCGGCCGAAACATCAACGTAAACCCGGGACTGGCGTTCCCGCCGCTCTGACCGTAAACTGTCCGCAACGTTTTTAGACAGGAGAGTCCCATGAGCGGCGATAGCATTCAATGGCGGTCCGCGGGCGACGCGGTATTCACGGTCAACGGCCTCTGGTGGTTCGGCGAAAACGGCGGCGACTGGATGCGACTGCCCAAACGGGCCAGGGACGTCGTCCGACCCGACGTCTGGAGCCTCGCCCAAATGCCAAGCGGCGGACGCGTCCGTTTCCGCAGCGACACCGGCGCCCTCAAGGTCAAGGTGCTCCACGGCGGCGACTCCATCGCCATGTGGCACATGTCCTCCGTCGCCTGCGCGGGTATCGACCTCTACGTCGGCCCGCCCGAGACAACCACCTTCTGGCGAACCACCGTGCCGGCCTCAGCCGGCGAAGAGTACGAATGCCTGTATTTCGAAAACCAGCCGCGCGTGATGCGGGAATTCACGCTCTACCTGCCCGTCTACGCCCGACTCGAACGCCTGTCGATCGGAACCGACGCCGATGCCACGATCGAACCGCCCAGCCCCTTCCGCATGGACAAACCCATCGTCGTCTACGGCACCTCCATCACCCAGGGCGGATGCTCCTCGCGTGTGGCCACCGGTTTCGTCCCCCTGCTGGGACGCCTCCTGGGCATGGACGTGGTCAACCTCGGCTTCTCCGGCAACGGAATCTGCGAGCCGGAAATGGCCGAACTGATCGCCGAAATCGACGCCGCCGCCTACCTCATCGACCCGGTGGCCAACATGGCCAAATGGTCGAGCCAGGAACGCCCCGAAGTCTACTGCCGATTCCTCGAAATCATCCGATCCCGACGTCCGGACACGCCAATGATCCTGATGACCCGCTCATCCTACGCCGCGGAACTCTTCGGCGCTCGCGAGTCAGCCGACCAAATGAACGCCATCGTCGAGATCGGCTATCAGCGGCGAAAAACCGCCGGCGACGCCAGCGTCCACTACTTCGATACGCGTATCGTCGTGCCCGCCGGCCCCGACCATCCATCCGTCGACGGCGGACACCTCACCGACGTCGGCTTCAAACAAATTGCCGACGCCCTCGCCCCGCTCCTCGCCAAACTCCTCACTCTGCCGATGCCGCACTGAGCAGTACGAGGTCCGCCAGCCGTCCACCGCGGACATTCCTGACACCTCCCCTTCCGAAAAGGCGGAGCATTCCCGCATGGGACTCAACGTCTTCGGCACCGGATCGCCCGATGGATTGACAACAAGCCGACATCGGTTATCATGACTGACAAGACCGCACAAGGGGGTGCCAATGAATCGTGTGACCGGATGGCTGCGGGAGTTCCTCGGTTGGTACGGCCCAGCCGTATGCACAGCCCTTATGATCTACATCACCGGCTGCACACAAACTCCGCCGGACAACCAACCGATCCATCGGCAAAAGAGCTATCCGTACAAAGGGGGACCAGGCGATGAAGACGTCAATACATAGGGGATTGGGATTCGGAACCGGTTTGGCGATCGTGCTCCTGCTGGGCGGATGTCCCGCCCCCGCCCCGCCGCCGACCGGCGACACCGTCGCCGTTCAAGAGGTGGCCTCCGGCTTCACCTCGCCGCTGGGGTTTGCAATCCCCGACGACGGCTCGCAGCGGAAGTTCGTAATCGACCAGATCGGCCTGATCGTCATCCTCGACCCGAACGACAACCGGGTCCAAACGCCGTTCCTCGACCTGCAAAGCCGAATGGTGAACCTCAGCGCAGCCTACGACGAACGGGGCCTCCTCGGCTTGGCCTTTCACCCGAACTACGCCGACAACGGCCGCTTCTTCGTGGCTTACAACGCCCCGCTGGACCCGAACGACCCCAACGAGTTCAACTCGCGCCTGAGGCTCGCCGAGTTCGCCGTCTCGCAAAATCCGAACCTCGCCGATCCCAACAGCGAACGGGTCCTCCTGCAACTCCTCAAGCCGCAGGCCAACCACAACGGCGGCCAACTGACCTTCGGACCCGATGGCTTCCTCTACTTCTCCATCGGCGACGGCGGCGGAGCCGGTGACGTCGGATTCGGACACACCGACGCCATCGGCAACGGCCAGGACCGCACCAACCTCTTCGGTTCGATCATCCGCATCGACGTCGACGCCGGCGACCCCTACGCCGTCCCGCCCGACAACCCCTTCGCCGCCGACCCCAACGCCCGCGGCGAAATCTGGGCCTACGGCCTGCGCAACCCCTACCGCTTCTCCTTCGACCAGGCCGGCCAGAACCGCCTCTTCGCCGGCGACGCCGGCCAAAACCTCATGGAGGAGGTGGATATTGTCGTGCGAGGCGGCAACTACGGCTGGAACATCAGGGAAGGAACGCTGTGCTTTGATCCAAGCGCTCCCGCCGACCCGCCGCAGAACTGCCCAGACGTCGGACCCAACGGCCAGACGCTGATCGACCCGATCATCGCCTATCGCCACACCGACGCTCAGGGCAACCCGGCGGGAATCGCCGTCGTCGGCGGATACGTCTATCGCGGAACCGCCCTGCCCAACCTCGCCGGACAGTACGTCTTCGGCGACTTCAGCCGCAGCTTCCTTCAGCCCAACGGAGCCGTCTTCGCCGCACGCCAACTGCCCGACGAAACCTGGGAAATGAACGAACTCGCCATCGCCGACCGCCCGAACAGCCGCCTCAACCGCTTCGTCCTTGGATTCGCCCAGGACGCCGACGGCGAACTCTACGTCGGAACCTCGCAAAACCTCGGACCCGCCGGCAACACCGGCGTCCTCTACCAAATCGTGCCGGCGCCGTAACCCGACATTCAACTGACTCGATCTTCGACAGGGGGACAAATCATGAACGTCCGCACCATCGCATCCGTCGCCATGCTCGCGGCAACCATGCTGCTCGCCGGCTGCCCAGCTCCCATGCCGCCTCCGCCGCAGCAGGGAGTCACCGACGTATCGATGCAGAACATCGCCTTCCAGCCGAACGAGGTGACCATCCCACAAGGACAGAGCGTCCGCTGGACCAACCTCGAAACCCTGCCCATCCCCCATACCGTCACCAGCGGAAATCCCGACGACCCCAATGCCGGTGAACTCTTCGACTCAGAACTGCTCGCGCCCGGCGAAAGCTTCACCCGCCAGTTCGACGAACCGGGCACGTTTGTCTACTTCTGCCGTCCTCACCCCGTCCAGATGCGCGACGCCCGCGTCATCGTCGAACCGGCCGGCGCAGCCAAACCCGCCCACTGACATCCATACCAAAAGGCGGCGCGGACGGACCCTCGCGATCCGTCCGCGCCACTGACCCACTGTTCCAAAGTCAATCTACTGCGTCTGCGGCTTGGCGAATACCAGCATGATCGCGGCATTGCCCGATGGGCAATCAGCCGTAATGTCGATCTTGTACGATCCGACCTCAGCCGTCCCGCCCGATTGCAGAACCACCGTGTCCGGAAACGCCTCCTTGGGAATCGTCACCGTATACGTCCCCTCGTCCGCCGCGTGATAGAAAATCGTGAACGTATAGTACATCCCGGTAATCCAGTCCCCGTTCTCATCCACCGGAGGATTGAACACCAGCACCAGGTCCTGCTCCCCGTCGAGAGGAATCGGATGATGGTCCGTCCCGTTGATGTTCGGGTCGTGCACGTCGAAATCGGTCAGCGCCGTACCGGCCCCATACTGCAGCAGCTTCGGAATGTTCTTGAACACGTAGTTGATCATCCGCGAATACTGCTCCGTTGTCCCGTCGTCGAAACTGATCTCGACCGTGAACGTATCGCCCGCGTCCATCACGTCGTTCGGCCGGATAAACGCGTCAAACCGGTCCGACCGCGGGTCGAACGCATAGTAGCCCACCGACGCCCAGTTGACGTAGTTGTCCCGATCCACCGAATCCTGGAACTTCTCCGCCAGCGTCATGTAGTCCCGCCCCGGTGTCTCCAGCGCCCGCATCGACGCGATCGACCGCGTCGCCTGCGGCTCCATCACCGCCTCCAGCGTAATCAGCGTATCCACCTTCAACGCCTCCGCGATCTGCTCCGCGGTGCCGTCATAGTAGAGGATCGCCCGGTCGGCGTTGATCTTGAGGTTCATAAAAAAGTTCACCCGGTGGTCCCAAACCCCCGTGCCCGGCTCGGTCGAGCCCACCTCAAAGTCATCCACCAGCCCGTCGCCGTCGTCGTCCGCGTCGAACATGTCGATCAACCCGTCCTCGTCGCCGTCGACAAGCCGATCCCCCGCAGGCCCCTCAGTCCCCGAATCCACCAGGGCGTCTGCCCCCTTCCCGTGAGAGGCAATCCCCACCGGCAGACCTTCCTCATTCAACCGAACCGCCAGATTCGGATCCGCCAACGCATCAATCCCCTCGTCGGCGTCCTCGCCCGGCACGATCGCCTCCGCCGTTGGATCGTCCGGAAGTGCAATCGCACCCAACGAAACCTCCTGCGAGACCTGCAGGCCGGCCAGCCCCTGTTCGCCGGAAGTCCCGAACAGTACCGGGCCTACCGGCTGACCATCACTCCCCAGAATGCTGATCATAAACGTATTGCCCGCCTCCTCCTCGGGTATGTCAATCTCGAACACCCCCTCGGCGTCGGTCGTCCCACGATACACCATCCCCGTCTGATTGCTCTGGGCCACCACCTGGTAACCCTCATCGTCCGCCTTGGCCACCATCCGGTACTTCTGGCTGCCGGGGCTGATAATCTTGCCCGTCAACGCGGGCAGCCCGCTCGGCATGGTCACATTGGGATCATTCGGGTCGTCGGCAGACACCCAGCCAGCAGCGCGCACACAACACAGACCGTCCACGGCTGAGCATTCAAACCCATCCTTCTACCCTCCTACAATGCCATTAACATTCGATCAGAGGCATTCCCCTTATACGCTCTCCTATCAAATCGGCAGGAAGGGAACGTGAATAACGTGAATATAGAAAACCCCCGGAATGCGAAATGAGAGCAAATCGAATGCCAATCCGTTTTATCGTTGACAGGCGTTTTCAGATCGGATATTCTCTTCCCCGCTGGCGTTGCACGGGCCAGTATCGTGCCGTTCGGCTGGGCGGGCCTTCGGGCAGGAGGCCTCACGGTCGGTGGCACGCGATGGCGATACAGTCTCAACAGATTTTGAACTCGGCCGGACGGATTGTTTCCGTCCGGCTTCCTTTTTGGCCGCGCCGGCTAACGTGAACGGCCCTCCGGGCCGAACCGCCGCTGATACGCCCGGACGTACCCCTTCTGCTGGAAGTGCTCCATCGCCTGATCGAGTGAGCCGAACACCCGCGTGGCGGTCTCCGTGATGAACGGGCTTGGCTCGATCTTCGGCGTCCAGACCACGTACACCTCCTTGGCCGACTCGTGGGCGTGCTGAAGCTCACGCTCCACCCCGCTCGAAATGATCGGCTTGCCCGCGGCGTCCTGGGGAACGTAGCTGACGATCATGTCCGCCTGCTCGATGAACTTGAAGTCCCGCGCGTAGATCTGCCCGTGAATGTCGCCCACGATCGAAAGGACCTCCGCCACCTCGAACTGAACCGGCTGCCCGAGCACATCCACCTCGATCGTCTTGCGATTCTCCTCCGCCGCCCGGACCGCGATATTGTGCAGCCGCTTCTCCTCCAGGTCGCCCGGATCGAAGCAGATGAAATGCTCCGCCAGCATCCCGCGAAACCGATCGATCTCCGCCTGCACCGCCGGCAAATCCGCCACATGAGTCATCGGAAAACTCAGGTACACCTTCTTGAACTGCGGATGGAAGATCAGCCGATACGTCGGCTCCACGTTCCGATCACCCTCGCCGCGGGCCACCACGTAAAAACAGCCGTGCCCCCGCGTCACCGTCGCCAGCACCTCCGTCGCCAGAATCTCCTCCTCCCGCCACACCAGCAGGTCCTTGAGGCAGTGGTCGATGTCGTGATCCCGAACCAGACGCAAATGCACCGCGTCCACGTTGTCCACCACCGTCAAAAATATGTTCGGCCGCAGACGCTCGATCAGGTCGTGATCGAACGCCGAAAACAACCCGTGACGCCAACGAAACGTCGCGTGCGTGTTCACGATGATGTTCTCGTGCTGCTCCGCCGCGATCAAAATGTCCCGAAACACCGCCCGCCGAAGCGAATTCAGCCGCGTGATCGGAATGTCCAGAATCCGACCCGCCGGAACGTCCGGCGCCTCCTGGTACATCATGTCGCCCACGTTGCACAACACGATGTCGATCCCGTTCGACCGCGCCCGATCCACCAGGTGCTGCAAAAATGGCTTCTTGTCCAGGCCCACCTGACCCGTCACCACCACCCGCCGGCCCGCCGCCGGCTCCAGTCGCGGTGCGTCGAATAGCTGCTTCTGTGCCATATGATCATCCCCGTTGCCGAACCGCCGACGTCACTTGCCGGCGGCCAGCCGTCTGGTCAACTCCTTGGCCGACAGCGTGTTCACGACGTCCTGCGCTTCCAGCCAACCGCGCCGCGCAGTGTATACGCCGAACGCCATGAAATCAAGATGGTGCACGTCGTGCGAGTCCGTGCAGATCGCGATCCGAACCCCCGCCTCCTTCGCCTGACGAAGGTAAACATCCTTCAGGTCCAGACGACTCCACGACGCATTCAGCTCCATCCACGTGCCGGTCTCGGCGGCGTGCGAAAGCACCCTGGCCATGTCGAGCTTGGACTCGGCTCGCTCCCCGATGATCCGTCCCGTCGGATGCCCGATGATCCGCACGTAAGGATGGTCCATCGCCGTCATGATCCGCGTGGTGATCTTCTCGCCCGGTTGGCCAAGACCGGAATGGACCGACGCCGTGACCAGGTCCAATTCAGCCAGTAGTTCATAACCGTAATCGAGACGCCCGTCGGCGAGAATGTCGACTTCCGCTCCCGCCAGCACCAAAATATCCCGCTCGTACGACCTGGCCGCCTTCCGAATCCGCTTGATGTGGGCCTCCAGACGCCCCTCATCCAGACCGTTGGCGATCCGCGAACTCTTCGAGTGATCCGTGATGCACATGTACTGGTATCCGCGCGCAATGCACGCCTCGATCATCTCCTCGATCGTCCGCGAACCGTCGCTCGCCTCCGTGTGCAGGTGCAGATCGCCCCGAATATCGCTGCGCTCGATGAGCTTCGGAAGCTTATCCGCGTTCTCGATCTCGCCGCGATCCTCGCGAAGCTCCGGCGGAATCCACGCCAGGCCCAGCTTCGCGTAAATCCCCTCCTCATCCGCCCCCGCAACCCGACGCTCGCCCTTGAACAACCCGTACTCGTTCAGCTTCCACTTGTGCTTCACCGCGATCTCGCGCAGTCGGACGTTGTGCGCCTTGGATCCCGTGAAATACTGCAATGCCGCCCCGAAGCTTTCAGCCGGCACCACGCGAACGTCCACCTGAATGTCCTCTGCCACCCGCACCGAAGCCTTCGTCGCCCCGACCGCCAATACCTGCGCCACCAGCGACGACCGCACAAAGTCCTCCAGAACCCTCTGCCCCTCATCGGCCTCCACGAGAATGTCAATATCCCCCACCGTCTCGCTCCACCGCCGCAGCGAACCGGCCGCCTCCACCCGAACCACCCCTTCCACCGTCCGAAAGTGCGCCAGAATCTCCTCCGCGATCGGCAGCGCAATCCCCAGAAGCGTACGCCCCGCCCCCGCAGCCACAAACGCCAGACCCTGGCGAATCTTCTCCACCTTCTTCTTCCCCATACCCGCAAGCCCTGCCAGCGACCCGTCCTCAATCACCCGCCGAAGGTCCTCAACGTTCGTCACCCCCAGCCGCTTCCACGCCAGCGACACCGTCTTGGGACCAACCCCCGGTATCGCCATCAGACCCATCAAGCCCTCCGGCAGCCGAGCCCGCAACTCCTGATGCACCGTCACCTTGCCCGTCTTGACGTATTCCTCGACCCGCCCCAGCGTCCCCTTCCCGATCCCCGCCACCTCCGCCAGCTCCCCATCCGCCAGCATCGCGCCCGCGTCACGCGGCAACTCCTCAATAACCCGCGCCGCCTTCTGATACGAATTGACCCGAAACCGATCCTCGCCAAGGATTTCGAGCATCACCGCAATCTGCTCGAAGATCGTCGCCAGTTCATGGTTGTGCATCATCGCTCCCCGGTCCGTTACCCCGCCCAAGCATACCCGCACCGATCGCAAGCTTCAAGCCGGCAAGATGAAGCCACACCCTCTTGAGAGTAGGGTGCGTCGTCCCGACGCACCAATCAACCGTTCCAAACCGGCACCTCAATGTTACAGCGCCGCCGCCACGATCCTGAGACAATCGCGACCGTGAGGGAGCGGAGATCCGCGAACCACCATCCGCGCACAAACAATACCACCACGCAAGCGAACGACCGCAAAACGCGAACCAGTCCTTACTGACGACTCGGCCGCTCGAGAACAAACATCCGCCGCCCGTCCAGCCGCCCCTCCAATCCACGAACGATCTGCGTCTTGGCAAACCGCCGCGACCAGCTCCGATGAAGCGGCGCGTCCACCGCCACCGCCGTAATCAATATCAACGTCTGCTCGCTCTGCGGATAGTTCCCCAACGCCCACGCCGCCGTCTGCAAATCCTGCTCGTCGCGAATCAGAATCACCAGCGACGACCGCTCGCCCACCCGCGCCAAACAGCACCGCAGCCCGCAATTCGCCAAGAACTCGGTGAACGTATCGCCACAAATCTTCACGTCGCCGAGCAACTCGCCAGCCAACCGCTGCGGCAGCACCTGGCCGTTCCGCGGATCGCCGTCGAGATCGACCGCCACCAACCCGCCCGCGCCGTGCCCGTTGCCGTTGTCCGTTTCGCTGCGAATATCGCTGATCATCGGGGCTGACTCCACGTGCTTGACTGATTCCTGCGCCTCGGCAGGCGCGGACGCTTCAGCTTCAACCGCCGCCGGCGCCTCCGCCAACGCCTCACAGGCGCCGGCCTCCTCATCCTGCGATCCGGGAAACTCCTCAACCAACTCCGTCAAAAACTCCTCCAGCCGCCTCGCGCAATCGCGACGGTCGTGGTCGCCGTTGCCCGCCAAATCCGCCCGGCACAGCAACTCCTGCGAAACGTTCTGATCGCTCAGCGTATACCCGAAGTCGATCAAACCCGTCTTGGCGAACCGACGAGCCGTCTGATCAAGCCGCGAAAAAATCGACCGCGCCTGCTCCTGGTCGTGAGCCTGCGTCACAAAAGCCCCGATCGACCGGCCCGGAAACTCCGCCCCGATCGTCTTGACCGTCTGGTACGAAGCCACCAGGTGATCCTTCTCCGGATGGGCCAGTATGCACACCGTATGGCAATAGCTCAACACCGCCCGGCCCACCGGCTCGAAACAACCCGCATCCGCCGCGATCAGAAGATAATCCACCTGCTGGCTCAGCCGTTCCAGCAAATCCCAAATGCACCGGCCGCCCGACTCCGGACCCACCGGCGTCTCACGCGGCCCCCGAGGAGTCTCCGCGTAGTGGTCCCCCTCAACCGCCGGAAGCACGCCCGCCAACCGCCCGCCCAGATCCTTGTGATAGAACAACCGCAAATGCGCCGCCGACGGCTCAAGCCGCAACAACGCCGCTGACCGGCCGGCCGACGCCAGGTGACGGGCGAACTGAACCAGCCCCTTCGCCCCCTCCCACCGCAGATGCGACGCCAGAACCGCCAACACCCGAAGCCGCCGATCCGAATCAACCGGCGACGCCGGCAACGCCGACTCCTCCGCCTCCGGTAAAAAATACAGCGGATCAGCCCTAGCGGGCTGATCCGCTTGCTGCGGTGGTGGTGGGTGGGAATCGCTGTTAGGTTTTCGTCGTTCCGGTATCTTCGCCGTCTCGTCCGGATGACGCAGTTCCGATAGGAACAGGTGCGCCACCGAGGCGATACGGGCCGCTTCCTGCGATGTCATCGGCGCTAGACCTCGATGATCGAATTGAGCTCGCCATACGGGTTGCTCTCGACGTAATCGTTGTGCGGATCCTGCTGCCAGGCCCCGTCAACCACGTATCGGTAACGGTATCGCCCGGGACCCAGCGGGACCAGCGTCTGCCAGTCGCCGTTATTGTCCAACCGATTCATCGGCGTTTGGTCCGGCGACCAATTATTGAAATCTCCAGCCACCCGAACTTCTTTCGCCGCAGGGTAATGCGCCATGAACTGAATCCCCTCGTCCGTCCGCGACGCCCCGTAGATAATCTCGATCTTCTTCTCAGCCGGCATCTTCTCTGCCGACTTGGGCTCCTGGCCGAGCGTCCGCGATGATATCGACAGCAACTCCTCCGCCTGCTTGGTCAGACTCTCCGCCCGCGCCAGCAGATCCGTCTGAGGCTTGCTCTGGCCCGGCTCCAGCAGCTCGATCAACTCCGTCGCCAAACTGCTGAAATCCCGGAAACCCGTGCTGCCCGGATCGTACTCGCCGATCGCCTGACCCAACGACGCGCTTTCCTTCAGCTTCGTGTTAAAGTTGATGTGAGTCTTGAACATCGCGTGCGAAAACTGCTTCCGAAGCTCCGCCAGCATCTCCCGCCCCAGCTTGGTCCGCACGTCGTAAAGGTTCGGCACCACCCGCACCACGATGTCCTGACCGCACTGCTTGTTCAGCAGATCGATCGTCTCAAGCTGCTTGCTCAAACCCTGCAGCGAAAAATACCCCGTCTCCACCGGAATCAACACCACCGTCGCCGCCCGCAATGCGTTGAACGTCAGCATGCCCACCGACGGCGGGCAATCGATAACGCAAAACTCGTACTGCCCGTTCAACATGCCCAACGCGTCACGCAGGCGATTCTCCCGCCCAGGCTGGCCGGCCAGCTTCTGCTCCAGTGCCGACAACTCCACCGTCGAAGGAGCCAGATCGAAATTCTTGCTGATCTGCCACGTGATCTGCCCGAACTCCACCGGACGATCCTCCGCAGCCGTCAGCAGGTCGTAAACGCTCAGCTCGATCTGATCCTCCGGCACCGCCAGACCCAA
The DNA window shown above is from Phycisphaerae bacterium and carries:
- a CDS encoding FAD-dependent oxidoreductase codes for the protein MSSDRTAEPMNNHSFDLVVCGGGTAGSAAAIRAARLGLSVALLERQSQLGGSATAALVTPVMPNAAAGTELVAGIHRQLHDELTRLGVGEVHGFDPVWAAIVLERWAAEAGVRLFYHTELIGVRKNGPHLAAVQAAALGKRFEVRGRYFIDATGDALVANFAGEPVRMGREETGEHQPMSLRFIVTGVDVQRVTSFFRNKSPESVWPRQDLPGLATYSLEPQWLTEQAGESEELARWQAQLTFSFYTIPGRPDALCFNAPRVFCTDPTDAARLADAYVDGRRQIVEYWRFFRQHVPGFEHSRIETVAPLIGMRECRRIEGRFVLCEQHVRNLAKFDDTICRCNYPIDIHHAAGDGTTLWYLPADAWYEIPYRALQPQHTTNLLVAGRCISTDFVAHSSYRIIPVCRGLGEAAAYACAMAKAANADFNEVDGRQLSRRLQTAGLMPAAETST
- a CDS encoding PQQ-dependent sugar dehydrogenase, whose product is MKTSIHRGLGFGTGLAIVLLLGGCPAPAPPPTGDTVAVQEVASGFTSPLGFAIPDDGSQRKFVIDQIGLIVILDPNDNRVQTPFLDLQSRMVNLSAAYDERGLLGLAFHPNYADNGRFFVAYNAPLDPNDPNEFNSRLRLAEFAVSQNPNLADPNSERVLLQLLKPQANHNGGQLTFGPDGFLYFSIGDGGGAGDVGFGHTDAIGNGQDRTNLFGSIIRIDVDAGDPYAVPPDNPFAADPNARGEIWAYGLRNPYRFSFDQAGQNRLFAGDAGQNLMEEVDIVVRGGNYGWNIREGTLCFDPSAPADPPQNCPDVGPNGQTLIDPIIAYRHTDAQGNPAGIAVVGGYVYRGTALPNLAGQYVFGDFSRSFLQPNGAVFAARQLPDETWEMNELAIADRPNSRLNRFVLGFAQDADGELYVGTSQNLGPAGNTGVLYQIVPAP
- a CDS encoding AAA family ATPase codes for the protein MAQKQLFDAPRLEPAAGRRVVVTGQVGLDKKPFLQHLVDRARSNGIDIVLCNVGDMMYQEAPDVPAGRILDIPITRLNSLRRAVFRDILIAAEQHENIIVNTHATFRWRHGLFSAFDHDLIERLRPNIFLTVVDNVDAVHLRLVRDHDIDHCLKDLLVWREEEILATEVLATVTRGHGCFYVVARGEGDRNVEPTYRLIFHPQFKKVYLSFPMTHVADLPAVQAEIDRFRGMLAEHFICFDPGDLEEKRLHNIAVRAAEENRKTIEVDVLGQPVQFEVAEVLSIVGDIHGQIYARDFKFIEQADMIVSYVPQDAAGKPIISSGVERELQHAHESAKEVYVVWTPKIEPSPFITETATRVFGSLDQAMEHFQQKGYVRAYQRRFGPEGRSR
- the polX gene encoding DNA polymerase/3'-5' exonuclease PolX yields the protein MMHNHELATIFEQIAVMLEILGEDRFRVNSYQKAARVIEELPRDAGAMLADGELAEVAGIGKGTLGRVEEYVKTGKVTVHQELRARLPEGLMGLMAIPGVGPKTVSLAWKRLGVTNVEDLRRVIEDGSLAGLAGMGKKKVEKIRQGLAFVAAGAGRTLLGIALPIAEEILAHFRTVEGVVRVEAAGSLRRWSETVGDIDILVEADEGQRVLEDFVRSSLVAQVLAVGATKASVRVAEDIQVDVRVVPAESFGAALQYFTGSKAHNVRLREIAVKHKWKLNEYGLFKGERRVAGADEEGIYAKLGLAWIPPELREDRGEIENADKLPKLIERSDIRGDLHLHTEASDGSRTIEEMIEACIARGYQYMCITDHSKSSRIANGLDEGRLEAHIKRIRKAARSYERDILVLAGAEVDILADGRLDYGYELLAELDLVTASVHSGLGQPGEKITTRIMTAMDHPYVRIIGHPTGRIIGERAESKLDMARVLSHAAETGTWMELNASWSRLDLKDVYLRQAKEAGVRIAICTDSHDVHHLDFMAFGVYTARRGWLEAQDVVNTLSAKELTRRLAAGK